One genomic window of Legionella jordanis includes the following:
- the miaB gene encoding tRNA (N6-isopentenyl adenosine(37)-C2)-methylthiotransferase MiaB: protein MANKLYIKTNGCQMNEYDSSKMAEVLQQSHGFVKTENVEEADVILLNTCSIREKAQEKVFSQLGQWREYKQKNPHVIIGVGGCVASQEGSDIVKRAPFVDLVFGPQTLHRLPALLEERLKSKKPVVDISFPEIEKFDHLPAPRAEGPVAFVSIMEGCSKYCSYCVVPYTRGEEISRPFDDVLAECYQLAAQGVREINLLGQNVNDYRGPMENGDIADLALLIHYLSAIDGIGRIRFTTSHPLAFSDNLINAYAEIPQLANHLHLPVQSGSDKILMMMKRGYTAMEFKSKIRKLRKVRPDIRLSTDIIVGFPGETDEDFQATMDLVHEIGFDTSFSFIYSPRPGTPAANLADETPMEVKKQRLQILQNRLLIQASHYSQSMVGSTQRILVTGTSKKNAQQLAGRTECNRVVNFDGPTSLIGQFVDVHINEALPNSLRGRLVTEPVSA, encoded by the coding sequence ATGGCGAACAAACTATACATTAAAACAAACGGCTGTCAGATGAATGAATACGATTCATCAAAAATGGCTGAGGTATTACAACAATCCCATGGTTTTGTTAAAACTGAGAACGTTGAGGAAGCCGATGTTATTCTTTTAAACACCTGCTCTATTCGCGAAAAAGCTCAGGAAAAGGTATTTTCACAATTAGGCCAGTGGCGTGAATACAAACAAAAAAATCCTCATGTGATTATTGGCGTTGGTGGGTGCGTTGCAAGTCAGGAAGGTTCTGATATTGTCAAAAGAGCTCCTTTTGTTGACTTGGTATTTGGTCCGCAGACGCTGCATCGGTTGCCTGCATTATTGGAAGAACGTTTAAAAAGTAAAAAGCCTGTCGTTGATATCAGCTTCCCAGAGATTGAAAAATTTGATCACCTCCCTGCCCCGCGTGCGGAAGGACCAGTGGCTTTTGTGTCCATTATGGAAGGTTGCAGCAAATACTGCAGTTATTGCGTAGTTCCCTATACACGAGGGGAAGAGATTAGCCGCCCATTCGATGACGTTTTGGCTGAATGCTATCAATTGGCTGCGCAAGGGGTTCGCGAAATCAACCTTCTTGGTCAAAATGTGAATGATTACCGCGGCCCGATGGAAAATGGAGATATTGCTGATTTGGCCTTATTGATTCATTACTTATCCGCAATTGATGGCATTGGCCGGATTCGTTTCACTACGTCTCATCCCTTGGCTTTTTCAGACAACCTAATTAATGCCTATGCAGAAATTCCGCAATTGGCAAATCATCTTCATTTACCCGTTCAAAGTGGCTCAGACAAAATTCTAATGATGATGAAACGAGGCTATACTGCGATGGAGTTTAAATCTAAAATTCGCAAGCTCCGTAAAGTTCGTCCCGATATTCGACTTTCAACTGACATTATCGTTGGTTTCCCTGGCGAAACGGATGAAGACTTTCAGGCAACAATGGATTTGGTGCACGAAATTGGTTTCGACACCTCTTTTAGTTTCATCTACAGCCCACGCCCTGGAACACCAGCTGCTAACTTAGCCGATGAAACTCCTATGGAAGTCAAAAAGCAAAGGCTACAAATTTTGCAAAACAGACTCTTAATCCAAGCCTCTCATTATAGCCAATCCATGGTGGGCAGCACTCAACGCATTCTTGTTACAGGAACATCTAAGAAAAATGCGCAGCAACTTGCCGGACGAACCGAGTGCAACCGAGTCGTGAATTTTGATGGCCCAACGAGTTTAATAGGGCAGTTTGTTGATGTTCATATCAATGAAGCCCTGCCCAACTCATTACGAGGCCGCCTGGTGACAGAGCCTGTATCGGCATGA
- a CDS encoding MFS transporter gives MDYSSTQPVAPNQKSLKFLPWIVWGLGCLFYFYECLLQVSPSVMSTELMRDFAVTSQTLGILSGIYFYSYAAMQLPGGVLMDYFGPQRLLTIATTICAISTIFFGLTNNFFMACIARLMIGFGSAFAAVGSMKLAANWFPAQRFALLTGMMVTIGMLGAIGGEAPLALLIDVYGWRKSMIIMGSVGIILALLILIVAKDSPHSGSALKHSIDEEPLSASLWTIVKNRQLWLVATYGGLMYMSTPVFCGLWGVPFLMFKMHLAKATAANYISLVFVGWAIASPLWGIFSNRIGLRKPPMYIGAVGALISSLLFIYANISSGWLMQLLLFSFGIFSAGFLPAFAVAKELCSKRYVATGLSFMNMMNMVGIALAQPIIGFILDRLWQGEIIDKVRVYPLEAYHVALALLPVGMLVSLLILPKIKETYCQSVQDK, from the coding sequence ATGGATTATAGCAGTACACAGCCCGTGGCGCCCAATCAAAAATCGCTCAAATTTTTGCCCTGGATTGTGTGGGGATTAGGTTGTTTATTCTATTTTTATGAATGCCTGCTTCAAGTTTCGCCCAGTGTAATGAGCACTGAATTGATGCGTGATTTTGCTGTAACCAGCCAAACTTTGGGTATTCTCTCTGGCATCTATTTTTATTCATATGCAGCCATGCAATTGCCTGGCGGGGTGCTTATGGACTACTTTGGACCGCAGCGCTTGCTTACCATTGCGACAACGATTTGCGCGATCAGCACCATCTTTTTTGGGCTAACCAACAACTTTTTTATGGCCTGTATTGCACGCTTAATGATCGGTTTTGGCTCTGCCTTTGCTGCGGTAGGTTCAATGAAGTTGGCTGCCAATTGGTTTCCAGCCCAACGATTCGCACTATTGACAGGCATGATGGTTACTATCGGAATGTTAGGAGCCATAGGGGGCGAAGCTCCATTAGCATTGTTAATTGATGTCTATGGCTGGCGCAAAAGCATGATTATCATGGGCTCAGTTGGTATTATCCTTGCTCTACTAATCCTCATAGTGGCCAAGGATTCGCCCCATAGTGGGAGCGCGTTAAAGCACAGCATTGACGAAGAGCCTTTAAGTGCTAGTTTATGGACCATTGTTAAAAACCGGCAGTTATGGTTGGTTGCCACTTACGGTGGATTAATGTACATGAGCACACCGGTGTTTTGTGGGTTGTGGGGTGTGCCCTTTCTCATGTTCAAAATGCACCTGGCAAAAGCTACGGCCGCAAATTATATTTCTTTGGTTTTTGTTGGTTGGGCAATAGCAAGCCCATTATGGGGAATATTTTCTAATCGCATTGGCTTGAGAAAGCCTCCTATGTATATCGGGGCTGTAGGAGCTTTAATCAGCAGTTTGCTATTTATTTATGCTAATATATCCTCCGGCTGGCTCATGCAACTGTTATTATTCAGCTTCGGTATTTTCTCAGCCGGTTTTCTTCCAGCTTTTGCAGTGGCAAAAGAACTGTGCAGTAAACGGTACGTAGCCACCGGTTTAAGTTTCATGAATATGATGAACATGGTCGGAATCGCATTGGCTCAGCCAATTATTGGTTTCATTCTGGATAGGCTGTGGCAGGGAGAAATCATCGATAAGGTGCGGGTATATCCACTTGAAGCCTATCATGTGGCCTTAGCTTTACTACCTGTTGGCATGCTAGTTTCTTTATTGATTCTGCCTAAAATTAAAGAAACCTATTGTCAATCTGTGCAAGATAAATAA
- a CDS encoding cytochrome ubiquinol oxidase subunit I — protein MIVEVLSRIQFAFSIGFHILFPTLNLGLAVFLVIMEGVWLKTKNPVYLQICQFWTKIFALTFGMGVVSGIVLAYQIGTNFGPFIAHFGNVLGALFAYETLTAFFLEAGFLGVMLFGWKKVPPTLHFIATLLVGIGTTISAFWILSANSWMQTPTGYELIAGKYVVANWWEVVFNPSFVPRMLHMILASYCTTCFVVAAVSSYFLLRRQHLEVAKISLSFAMWAALIVTPLQIFLGDVVGLVIHEQQPLKTAAMEGLWETQRGAPFLIFAWPSQQEQTNHFVLSVPKLASLLNTHELDGEMVGLKSVPKTDQPLVASVFFSFRIMVAIGLLMFATALLALLLRLKKTIFISKPFHQLCLFMAPLGFIASICGWFTAELGRQPWVVYNLMRTDAAVSAIGIEEVVISFILLVLAYGFVFGFYINFLLKTIRRGPLVSPDTEHDAFKYMKETKGDIE, from the coding sequence ATGATCGTTGAAGTTCTCTCCCGTATTCAATTTGCTTTTAGCATCGGATTCCATATTCTTTTTCCCACACTTAATCTTGGCCTTGCTGTGTTCCTGGTCATTATGGAAGGTGTATGGCTTAAGACCAAAAATCCTGTATATCTCCAGATTTGCCAATTTTGGACCAAAATTTTTGCCCTGACTTTTGGTATGGGCGTGGTTTCAGGAATTGTTTTAGCTTATCAAATTGGGACAAATTTTGGTCCATTTATCGCTCACTTCGGTAATGTACTGGGTGCTTTATTTGCCTATGAAACGTTAACTGCCTTTTTCCTTGAGGCAGGTTTTTTAGGTGTCATGTTATTTGGCTGGAAAAAAGTGCCTCCCACACTCCATTTTATTGCAACTTTGTTGGTGGGAATCGGGACGACCATTTCAGCATTTTGGATTTTATCGGCCAATTCCTGGATGCAGACCCCTACAGGCTACGAGTTAATTGCTGGAAAATACGTGGTTGCCAATTGGTGGGAAGTGGTCTTCAACCCTTCATTTGTTCCACGAATGCTCCACATGATATTGGCCTCTTATTGCACTACCTGTTTTGTGGTTGCTGCTGTTTCCAGTTATTTTCTTCTACGTCGACAACATCTCGAAGTCGCTAAAATTTCACTGTCATTTGCGATGTGGGCTGCTTTGATTGTGACGCCCTTACAAATTTTTTTGGGAGATGTAGTGGGCTTGGTTATTCATGAGCAGCAACCCTTAAAGACTGCTGCGATGGAGGGGCTATGGGAAACTCAGCGAGGGGCTCCGTTTCTAATCTTTGCTTGGCCATCACAGCAAGAGCAAACCAATCATTTTGTTCTTTCAGTGCCCAAACTTGCCAGTTTGTTAAATACTCACGAACTTGATGGCGAGATGGTTGGGTTAAAATCTGTGCCAAAAACTGATCAGCCTTTAGTCGCTTCAGTGTTTTTCAGTTTTAGAATTATGGTGGCAATTGGGTTGTTAATGTTTGCTACTGCCTTGTTAGCTCTGCTGCTAAGGTTAAAAAAAACAATCTTTATTTCAAAGCCATTTCATCAACTCTGTTTATTCATGGCCCCTTTAGGGTTTATAGCAAGCATTTGTGGATGGTTTACGGCAGAGCTTGGCCGTCAACCCTGGGTGGTTTATAACTTAATGAGAACCGATGCAGCTGTTTCAGCCATTGGCATCGAAGAAGTAGTGATTTCATTTATTCTTCTTGTTTTAGCTTATGGATTTGTTTTTGGTTTTTACATCAATTTCTTGCTTAAAACCATTCGTCGTGGTCCGCTGGTTAGCCCGGATACGGAACATGATGCCTTTAAATACATGAAAGAAACCAAGGGAGATATCGAATAA
- the cydB gene encoding cytochrome d ubiquinol oxidase subunit II has translation MLPFIFAALLGFIIIMYVILDGFDLGVGILFPFTERERDRDKLMNSVAPVWDGNETWLVFGGSMLYGAFPIVYALLLPILYMPIMLMLIALIFRGVSFEFRFKADRSKQLWNWIFAMSSIAAAFFQGVILGCYVKGFPIIEETMTINDTDWLTPFSLLTGIALVCGYALLGSTWMLMKSQGRLQVRMAHLAKGFLVLVSLFLVFVSIWTPLHNEEIFYRWYSFPNFLLLSPLPLGTAVLVVMAWKSISKLQEISPFLFSIGIFLCAYIGIGISVFPYLIPHRVDIWEAAAPNSTLLFILVGVAILLPILLTYTAYAYHVFRGKSEEGYH, from the coding sequence ATGCTTCCTTTTATATTTGCTGCACTTTTAGGTTTTATAATTATTATGTATGTCATCCTGGATGGCTTTGACTTAGGAGTAGGCATTTTATTCCCCTTTACGGAAAGAGAGCGAGATCGGGATAAGTTAATGAACTCTGTCGCACCAGTATGGGATGGAAACGAAACCTGGTTGGTATTCGGAGGCTCTATGCTTTATGGGGCTTTCCCTATCGTTTATGCCTTACTGTTGCCAATCTTGTATATGCCTATCATGCTCATGCTTATTGCTTTGATTTTTAGAGGTGTCAGTTTCGAATTTCGATTTAAAGCAGACCGTAGTAAACAATTGTGGAACTGGATCTTTGCAATGAGTTCCATCGCTGCTGCATTTTTTCAGGGTGTCATTCTCGGCTGTTATGTTAAGGGATTTCCAATAATTGAAGAAACCATGACCATCAATGATACCGATTGGTTAACCCCTTTTAGTCTGTTAACCGGGATCGCATTGGTATGTGGATATGCCTTATTAGGCTCTACCTGGATGCTGATGAAAAGTCAGGGTCGTTTACAGGTTCGTATGGCTCATTTAGCTAAAGGCTTTTTAGTTCTTGTCAGTCTGTTTTTAGTTTTTGTAAGTATTTGGACTCCCTTGCACAACGAGGAGATTTTCTACCGATGGTATAGCTTCCCCAATTTTTTGCTGTTATCACCACTGCCTTTAGGAACTGCAGTATTAGTCGTCATGGCCTGGAAGAGTATTTCCAAGTTACAAGAAATAAGCCCATTTTTGTTTAGCATTGGTATATTTCTTTGTGCCTACATAGGAATCGGTATCAGTGTTTTTCCATATTTAATCCCTCACCGTGTGGACATTTGGGAAGCGGCCGCTCCCAATTCTACTTTGCTCTTTATTCTAGTGGGCGTGGCTATTTTGCTACCTATTTTGCTGACTTATACTGCCTATGCTTACCATGTTTTTCGGGGGAAGTCAGAAGAAGGGTATCATTAA
- a CDS encoding DUF5617 domain-containing protein, producing the protein MKFYIDELQEKSLDEIRAIFLSIPKTGTQIELIGCFEKSRLSEYFEYPIVAKALSYLPKHIYQVVFTAHCVYTNHSRQVETSREWSQRMHGYVVNYRTEGYKVRHIGSLLQYYIASLPKTVNEVILDFVTDPLYDNTPNLGNATSSSFKNILKKFPESVTFLSVDFSILDQVSEVEAFRAIPKSVIKLHARGFWYDSLNVLGRNIKILNLSHKELNLTQTKFSQLFKGLSEILTTLGLAFHDLGRKSPLELSALLSGLPQGLQVLSLQNNNLARLGAMNLSSVLSTLSPKIYEIDLGENNLLLMATDELTTALSGLPETVKSLRIWDKNPSGFLITDLLSRFHSIPSHIEELSFRDSNFVGFPIAEFSEALIYLPDFIIAVDFSDNKLHQKPPKEVALLLSKLRANVKTVRLKGNNLSSLSVDAFKEVFSTLPEHILELDISENGFDRLTSVHLNQYLGAIPSTVKRIILDGNKFTIKNDGTLIARPLVQHQSLFKTIDNFKYQKQFASLRLVLMQWTGLMLSFNFDLFMVANILFYVFNDSRTETMNMAGQLAVTLVSSKPPKEITTSVQQASLQVARERINALTRNETKLDLSRCGLNRLDNFKIFRNLFKEIPISVTSLNLRGNGFHYDERTKKLLIVALQFIPEHVVYLDLSAHGFEHYSAEELKALFINLPATVELVSLADETPLSPAQQIAKRAWPDTYQTLTMDAPSFMHRARLLLDDYTKGGSWMQRFFSGHWNRHHAEEVGKILMQIDKGFITNADELFAELEQIPLSNEAGSLARRLSFLLKTAFTPKLMIEENDTEDMEMKMITYS; encoded by the coding sequence ATGAAATTTTATATAGATGAACTGCAAGAGAAGAGTTTAGATGAAATAAGAGCTATATTTCTATCGATTCCTAAAACCGGGACTCAAATTGAATTGATAGGGTGTTTTGAGAAATCAAGGCTATCTGAATATTTTGAATATCCTATTGTAGCAAAAGCTTTATCTTATTTGCCGAAACATATTTATCAGGTTGTCTTTACTGCACACTGCGTTTATACGAACCATTCGCGTCAAGTGGAAACCAGCAGAGAGTGGTCTCAGCGAATGCACGGCTATGTGGTAAATTATAGAACAGAAGGATATAAGGTACGACATATAGGGAGCTTGCTTCAATATTACATTGCCTCGCTTCCTAAAACAGTCAATGAGGTTATTTTAGATTTTGTAACTGATCCTCTCTATGACAATACACCGAATTTAGGAAACGCAACCTCCTCCTCTTTTAAGAATATTTTGAAAAAGTTTCCGGAAAGCGTCACGTTTTTAAGTGTAGATTTTAGCATCTTAGATCAAGTTTCTGAGGTTGAAGCATTTAGAGCAATTCCTAAGTCTGTAATAAAACTTCATGCAAGAGGATTTTGGTATGACTCCCTCAATGTCTTAGGTCGTAATATAAAAATCCTTAATCTTAGTCACAAAGAATTAAATCTCACACAGACAAAATTTTCGCAATTATTTAAGGGTTTATCCGAAATTTTAACGACTCTTGGTTTAGCATTCCATGACTTAGGCAGAAAAAGTCCATTGGAACTAAGTGCTTTGCTTTCAGGCTTACCGCAGGGCCTTCAAGTACTTAGTTTACAAAACAATAATCTTGCAAGACTTGGTGCGATGAATCTTTCCTCCGTACTCTCTACTCTTTCACCAAAGATATACGAGATTGATTTAGGAGAAAACAATTTACTGCTAATGGCTACCGATGAGTTAACAACGGCACTTTCGGGACTCCCAGAGACAGTAAAATCCCTTAGAATTTGGGACAAGAATCCCTCTGGTTTTTTGATAACGGACTTGTTATCTCGATTCCATTCTATCCCTTCTCATATTGAAGAGTTAAGTTTTAGGGACAGCAATTTCGTAGGATTTCCTATCGCTGAATTTTCTGAAGCCCTAATTTATCTTCCTGATTTCATCATAGCGGTTGACTTTAGTGATAACAAGCTCCATCAAAAGCCCCCCAAGGAAGTAGCTCTTCTTCTTTCCAAGCTACGGGCCAATGTAAAAACAGTGAGGCTTAAGGGAAATAATTTAAGTAGCTTAAGCGTTGATGCTTTTAAAGAAGTATTTTCCACGCTGCCAGAACATATCCTTGAATTGGATATCAGCGAAAATGGGTTTGATAGATTAACTTCGGTTCATTTAAATCAATACCTTGGTGCAATCCCTTCTACGGTAAAACGCATTATTCTTGATGGAAATAAATTTACTATTAAGAATGATGGCACTTTAATCGCGCGTCCCTTAGTGCAACACCAGAGTCTTTTTAAAACCATTGATAATTTTAAATATCAGAAGCAATTTGCCAGTCTACGCTTGGTTTTAATGCAATGGACAGGATTAATGCTCTCCTTCAATTTCGATTTATTTATGGTCGCAAATATATTGTTCTATGTTTTTAATGATTCACGCACTGAGACCATGAACATGGCGGGTCAACTTGCGGTTACTCTTGTTTCTTCCAAGCCACCTAAAGAAATCACTACATCAGTTCAACAGGCAAGTCTTCAGGTTGCAAGAGAACGAATCAATGCGCTTACTCGGAATGAAACCAAGCTTGATTTAAGTCGATGTGGATTAAATCGCTTGGACAATTTTAAAATTTTTAGAAATCTTTTTAAAGAAATACCTATATCGGTTACAAGCTTAAACTTAAGAGGTAATGGATTTCACTACGATGAAAGAACCAAAAAACTGCTTATCGTTGCGCTTCAATTTATTCCTGAACATGTAGTTTATCTAGATTTAAGTGCCCATGGGTTTGAACACTACAGTGCAGAAGAACTTAAAGCGTTATTTATTAATTTGCCAGCGACCGTCGAATTGGTATCTTTGGCGGATGAAACACCTTTAAGTCCTGCACAACAAATTGCTAAACGAGCTTGGCCAGATACTTACCAAACCCTGACCATGGATGCCCCAAGTTTTATGCATCGGGCACGTCTTTTACTGGATGACTACACAAAAGGTGGATCTTGGATGCAACGCTTCTTTTCAGGTCACTGGAATCGTCATCACGCAGAAGAAGTGGGTAAAATCCTTATGCAAATAGATAAAGGGTTTATTACAAACGCCGACGAATTATTCGCCGAGCTTGAACAAATCCCTTTGTCCAATGAAGCAGGCTCCCTGGCAAGGCGCCTTAGTTTTCTTTTAAAAACCGCGTTTACTCCTAAACTAATGATTGAAGAAAATGATACAGAGGATATGGAAATGAAAATGATTACTTATTCCTAG
- a CDS encoding J domain-containing protein codes for MADFYALLEIDKHATQEEIKTAYKRLARLYHPDKAPDKEEEFKKISEAYETLSDPKKRRAYDGFSLANSDGYLARYAKQRLPFYLSLEPNQHDHYSYVNKLFKLEGNDKLIIGQGIEDKDELWEKLHYVAYVIDQKIKHLSSQSRKKPQGKIKEEIDRLRCNSRKIGAISAVLLGFDGQEKFLYDLTLDIEHTEEMKAIETLIGGRERLINYIKNDPYINAAEGIFVLRDGNCLTPHNFVQLISCRNTVSMSGSLRYLSKVNLLTQANIDLLMHHKQYDLEIGCGLARLKLLGILDQRLFEIVVRSGKHAKSVGSELEGLKFAGILNEENLKIVAYTIPGKSVWKPLWAMKREGFLTKEHSDALLWQGPQELCNLNHHLNQMVAHGLYLLSCDPVKGKTAMLLALELKQDLKAFYEKPTEEQIAIKDAFKQSFVKKLHSKDGEMSTHRERWKVILANVAMAFTGLGLFAIGVNLLIHKQGLFTQTKREKLLKAVEKSEWLNSSSFSYS; via the coding sequence ATGGCAGATTTTTATGCGTTATTAGAAATAGACAAACATGCCACGCAAGAAGAAATTAAAACGGCTTATAAGCGGTTGGCACGCCTCTACCATCCGGATAAAGCACCGGATAAAGAAGAGGAGTTTAAAAAAATAAGCGAAGCTTATGAAACCTTAAGTGATCCTAAGAAACGTCGTGCTTACGATGGATTCTCCCTGGCAAACAGTGATGGCTACCTTGCTCGTTATGCAAAACAAAGACTTCCTTTTTATCTAAGTCTTGAGCCTAATCAGCATGATCATTACAGTTACGTGAATAAGTTATTTAAACTAGAAGGTAACGATAAATTAATTATTGGGCAGGGAATAGAAGACAAAGATGAGTTGTGGGAAAAACTGCATTACGTGGCCTACGTGATTGACCAAAAAATTAAGCACTTATCAAGCCAGTCGCGTAAGAAGCCTCAAGGGAAAATAAAAGAAGAGATTGATAGATTAAGGTGTAATTCAAGAAAAATTGGGGCTATTTCCGCAGTACTATTAGGCTTCGATGGCCAAGAAAAGTTCCTCTATGATTTAACGCTTGATATTGAACACACGGAAGAAATGAAAGCCATTGAGACTCTTATTGGAGGGAGAGAAAGGCTTATCAACTATATTAAAAACGATCCTTATATCAATGCGGCTGAGGGGATTTTTGTACTACGCGATGGAAATTGCTTAACACCTCATAATTTTGTTCAATTAATTAGCTGTAGAAATACAGTGTCCATGTCGGGTTCACTAAGATATTTATCAAAAGTTAATTTACTTACGCAAGCGAATATTGACTTGTTGATGCACCATAAACAATATGATCTTGAAATTGGATGTGGTCTCGCGCGACTAAAATTATTAGGAATCCTGGATCAGCGCCTGTTTGAAATAGTGGTGCGCAGTGGTAAACATGCAAAATCAGTAGGCTCTGAATTAGAGGGATTAAAATTTGCAGGGATTTTAAACGAAGAAAACTTGAAAATAGTGGCTTATACTATCCCGGGTAAAAGTGTATGGAAACCCCTATGGGCGATGAAACGAGAGGGATTTTTAACCAAAGAACATTCGGACGCATTATTATGGCAAGGTCCTCAAGAGCTGTGCAATCTAAACCATCACCTCAACCAGATGGTAGCCCATGGTCTTTATCTTTTAAGTTGTGATCCTGTAAAGGGGAAAACTGCCATGTTGCTCGCCTTGGAATTAAAACAAGATTTGAAAGCATTTTATGAAAAACCCACTGAAGAGCAAATTGCCATCAAGGATGCCTTTAAACAATCCTTTGTTAAAAAATTGCACTCGAAAGATGGGGAAATGTCTACCCATCGTGAAAGATGGAAAGTTATTCTTGCTAATGTTGCCATGGCCTTTACAGGCTTAGGCTTATTTGCAATTGGGGTAAATTTGCTGATTCATAAACAAGGTCTTTTTACTCAAACGAAACGTGAAAAGTTGCTTAAAGCCGTTGAGAAATCTGAATGGCTAAATTCATCCTCATTCTCTTATTCTTGA
- a CDS encoding antitoxin Xre/MbcA/ParS toxin-binding domain-containing protein: protein MPSSTNQLMNYFKNPIKEIETVREGINPELIENFLNDQSFVVKDVLSRLKITTSTYFAKKKEHKLLDSSSTEKFLRLFSVVQNAQEILGKQEAKNWLYRKIPSLGDQVPMDLLDTEAGHRLVEQALLQIKYGIYN from the coding sequence ATGCCCTCTAGTACAAACCAGCTAATGAACTATTTTAAAAATCCCATTAAAGAAATTGAAACAGTACGGGAAGGTATTAATCCCGAATTGATTGAAAATTTTCTTAACGATCAATCCTTTGTAGTAAAGGATGTGCTTAGTCGATTAAAAATTACGACCTCAACTTATTTTGCAAAGAAAAAGGAGCATAAGTTACTTGATTCTAGCTCTACAGAAAAATTTTTAAGATTATTCTCTGTAGTGCAGAATGCGCAGGAAATCTTAGGCAAACAAGAAGCAAAAAATTGGCTTTATAGAAAAATTCCTTCTTTAGGAGATCAAGTTCCAATGGATTTATTGGATACGGAAGCAGGGCATCGTCTTGTAGAGCAAGCGCTATTACAAATTAAATATGGAATATATAACTGA
- a CDS encoding RES family NAD+ phosphorylase, giving the protein MSVWYRGAQNQEVDIVFSGEGGLFVAGRWNHKGTRAIYCSQSISLCTLEWLSHNGLSVSGFSYYKFSIEIPDELIIKYTTSDLPKEWKNTPSPNSNRDFATKNFFELKEYLAMAIPSVMVPEEFNLVINPFHVAFADAKKTILFLGEFTAPKR; this is encoded by the coding sequence ATGTCAGTTTGGTATAGAGGTGCCCAAAATCAAGAGGTAGATATTGTATTTTCAGGTGAAGGTGGATTATTTGTTGCAGGTAGATGGAACCACAAAGGAACTAGAGCTATATATTGTTCCCAATCAATATCTCTATGCACATTAGAATGGTTATCACATAATGGGCTTTCTGTATCTGGGTTTAGTTATTATAAGTTTTCTATTGAAATACCAGATGAATTGATAATTAAATATACTACCTCTGATTTACCTAAAGAATGGAAAAATACACCATCCCCTAACTCTAATCGTGATTTTGCTACAAAAAATTTCTTTGAGCTTAAAGAATATTTGGCAATGGCTATTCCATCAGTTATGGTACCAGAGGAATTCAATTTAGTAATAAATCCATTCCATGTTGCTTTTGCTGACGCAAAAAAAACAATTCTATTTTTAGGAGAATTCACAGCTCCTAAAAGATAA